One segment of Methanolinea sp. DNA contains the following:
- a CDS encoding protein translocase subunit SecF, with protein MGFVVYDVNRYTPRQMVVVPIVILAASLVLLGVTTLETGMPVRAGIDFSGGTAVTLFTTDSAEQIRAAFSSYPLLSVGEGVNNGKYLKFGPMDDASLQALAAEIGARYPDAKIDQIGAAFGETLQRQALLALVISFVGMTVVVFLAFRSLVPAGAVVLSAFADIAVTAAAMNLVGIELSLATVAALLMLIGYSVDSDILLTMRVLKRQGKLDEKLAGAFRTGIIMTTTTIAAVFAMWVVASVGQITVVRDIATVLLIGLAVDMVNTWLTNAGIIKWYVLARGGR; from the coding sequence ATGGGATTCGTCGTTTACGACGTGAACAGGTACACTCCCCGGCAGATGGTGGTCGTCCCGATCGTCATCCTGGCCGCGAGCCTCGTCCTCCTCGGTGTCACAACGCTCGAGACGGGGATGCCGGTCAGGGCGGGGATCGACTTCTCCGGGGGGACTGCCGTCACGCTCTTCACAACCGACTCGGCCGAGCAGATCAGGGCCGCCTTCTCCTCCTACCCCCTCCTCTCCGTCGGGGAAGGGGTGAACAACGGGAAGTACCTGAAGTTCGGGCCCATGGACGACGCGAGCCTGCAGGCGCTCGCCGCGGAGATAGGCGCGAGGTACCCCGACGCGAAGATCGACCAGATAGGGGCGGCATTCGGCGAGACGCTCCAGCGGCAGGCACTGCTCGCCCTCGTCATCTCCTTCGTCGGGATGACGGTCGTCGTCTTCCTCGCGTTCCGCTCGCTCGTCCCCGCGGGCGCGGTCGTCCTCTCGGCATTCGCGGACATCGCGGTCACGGCGGCCGCGATGAACCTCGTCGGGATCGAGCTCTCGCTCGCGACGGTCGCCGCGCTCCTCATGCTGATAGGGTACTCGGTCGACTCCGACATCCTCCTCACGATGAGGGTCCTCAAGAGGCAGGGGAAGCTTGACGAGAAGCTCGCCGGCGCCTTCCGGACCGGCATCATCATGACGACGACGACCATCGCCGCGGTCTTCGCGATGTGGGTCGTCGCGTCCGTCGGGCAGATCACCGTCGTGCGGGATATCGCGACCGTGCTCCTCATCGGGCTCGCTGTCGACATGGTGAACACGTGGCTCACGAACGCGGGGATCATCAAGTGGTACGTCCTCGCGAGGGGTGGGAGATGA
- a CDS encoding preprotein translocase subunit SecD — MNADRLKAILGHWQVALMVVLLVLAVVSIAPRVEDGKFTTNLQYGLDLQEGTWLQMEFKAVVAGFETREDPDAFADAVRQRLDAEVYLLGGNKLEVRKFVPREELEATFAAAGGRLTTYEQGVSRATAEEVKRILENKLNALGTKDARVNPLVGLSGVSHYVRVELAGVSLSQAKEIVGRQGKFEVRIHTVGNETENVFYGDSITTVGVPSHDAPGSPVWGVSFTLNQEGAEKLQKAAIRTGAVQDPEAHYLDMVLDEKVVYSAPLSPDLAAKLAREPIRQLFASTGTGTAGLEAAKNLEIHLRAGALPVDVIVAGSGFVPAELSDYFKYICAVAFIVAAIAVGVVVYFRYREPAIVLPMMATNLSEIVILLGIAVYIQQLDLASIAALIAVLGTGIDQLVIITDEILHEGKVPSPTLYTKRLTRALGIILVSAATVVIAMIPLALMDLSSLRGFAIITMVGVLVGVIITRPAYGEIIKEILSR, encoded by the coding sequence ATGAACGCGGACCGGCTGAAGGCGATCCTCGGCCACTGGCAGGTGGCGCTCATGGTCGTCCTCCTCGTGCTCGCGGTGGTCTCGATCGCCCCGCGCGTCGAGGACGGGAAGTTCACGACGAACCTCCAGTACGGCCTCGACCTGCAGGAGGGGACGTGGCTCCAGATGGAGTTCAAGGCCGTGGTCGCGGGGTTCGAGACGAGGGAAGACCCCGACGCGTTCGCCGACGCCGTCCGGCAGAGACTGGATGCCGAGGTGTACCTGCTCGGCGGGAACAAGCTCGAGGTCCGGAAGTTCGTCCCGAGGGAGGAGCTCGAGGCCACCTTCGCTGCGGCGGGGGGCAGGCTCACCACGTACGAGCAGGGGGTCTCCCGGGCAACGGCCGAGGAGGTGAAGAGGATCCTCGAGAACAAGCTGAACGCGCTCGGGACGAAGGACGCCCGCGTCAACCCGCTCGTCGGGCTCTCGGGGGTCTCCCACTACGTCCGCGTCGAGCTTGCGGGCGTCTCGCTCTCGCAGGCAAAGGAGATCGTGGGCAGGCAGGGGAAGTTCGAGGTGCGGATCCACACGGTCGGCAACGAGACCGAGAACGTCTTCTACGGCGACAGCATCACGACCGTGGGGGTCCCGAGCCACGATGCGCCGGGAAGCCCGGTCTGGGGCGTCTCCTTCACGCTCAACCAGGAGGGCGCGGAGAAACTCCAGAAGGCAGCAATAAGGACGGGCGCGGTCCAGGACCCCGAGGCCCACTACCTCGACATGGTCCTCGACGAAAAGGTCGTGTACAGTGCGCCGCTCTCCCCTGACCTCGCGGCGAAGCTCGCCCGCGAGCCGATCCGCCAGCTCTTCGCTTCCACGGGGACGGGGACAGCGGGGCTCGAGGCCGCAAAGAACCTCGAGATCCACCTCCGGGCGGGGGCGCTCCCCGTGGACGTCATTGTCGCGGGATCGGGGTTCGTGCCCGCGGAGCTCTCCGATTACTTCAAGTACATATGCGCGGTCGCCTTCATCGTGGCGGCGATCGCGGTCGGTGTCGTCGTCTACTTCCGGTACCGCGAGCCCGCGATCGTCCTCCCGATGATGGCGACCAACCTCTCGGAGATCGTGATCCTCCTCGGCATCGCGGTCTACATCCAGCAGCTGGACCTCGCCTCGATCGCCGCGCTCATCGCGGTCCTCGGGACGGGGATCGACCAGCTCGTCATCATCACGGACGAGATCCTCCACGAGGGCAAGGTGCCCTCGCCCACGCTCTACACCAAGCGCCTCACGAGGGCGCTCGGGATCATCCTCGTCTCGGCGGCGACCGTCGTCATCGCGATGATCCCCCTCGCGCTCATGGACCTCTCGAGTCTCCGCGGCTTTGCGATCATCACGATGGTCGGCGTCCTCGTCGGGGTGATCATCACCCGGCCTGCCTACGGGGAGATAATCAAGGAGATACTCTCCCGCTGA
- a CDS encoding thioredoxin family protein, whose amino-acid sequence MGRPVLIDFFAEWCGPCKRQGPILDELKRRLGEKVEIRKVDVDQHMEMANRYGIRVVPTLVIEKDGRVIRSFEGVTSAETLEAMLAPLVE is encoded by the coding sequence ATGGGCAGACCGGTTTTAATCGACTTTTTTGCTGAATGGTGCGGTCCGTGCAAGAGGCAGGGCCCGATCCTCGACGAGCTGAAGCGGAGGTTGGGCGAGAAGGTAGAGATACGGAAGGTCGACGTGGACCAGCACATGGAGATGGCGAACAGGTACGGGATACGGGTCGTCCCGACGCTCGTCATCGAGAAAGACGGCAGGGTCATCCGGAGCTTCGAGGGCGTGACGAGCGCCGAGACCCTCGAGGCGATGCTCGCGCCGCTGGTGGAGTGA
- the npdG gene encoding NADPH-dependent F420 reductase: protein MRVGIVGGTGDIGEGLAMRLSSRHEVIIGSRDEGKAAECSRSCVETLRGRGLACSCEGATNQEAIDRSDIVILAIPFRHVESTLQGLHGFSGKIVVSPVNPIEKGEYFRYAPPPEGSAALMIRRLLPPDARLCTAFNTVAANKWRALDQDLHLAVPVCGDDREAKAVVMALAASIEGIRAYDAGPLAASCMVESLTPLLLNIARFNRMRDVGIEFR from the coding sequence GTGCGGGTCGGGATAGTGGGGGGGACCGGGGACATCGGCGAGGGCCTCGCGATGCGCCTCTCCTCCCGGCACGAGGTGATCATCGGGTCGCGGGACGAGGGGAAGGCGGCAGAGTGCAGCCGGTCCTGCGTCGAGACGCTCCGGGGGAGGGGACTTGCCTGCTCCTGCGAGGGGGCGACGAACCAGGAGGCAATCGACAGGTCTGACATCGTCATCCTCGCGATCCCCTTCCGGCACGTGGAGTCAACGCTCCAGGGCCTCCACGGGTTCTCGGGCAAGATCGTCGTCTCGCCGGTCAACCCGATCGAGAAGGGCGAGTACTTCCGGTACGCACCCCCGCCCGAGGGCTCGGCCGCCCTGATGATCCGGAGGCTGCTCCCCCCCGACGCCCGGCTCTGCACGGCGTTCAACACGGTCGCCGCGAACAAGTGGCGGGCGCTCGACCAGGACCTCCACCTCGCGGTCCCGGTCTGCGGGGACGACCGGGAGGCAAAGGCGGTCGTGATGGCGCTCGCCGCGAGCATCGAGGGGATACGCGCGTACGACGCGGGCCCGCTCGCGGCCTCCTGCATGGTCGAGTCGCTGACCCCCCTCCTCCTCAACATCGCGCGGTTCAACAGGATGCGGGACGTCGGGATCGAGTTCCGGTGA
- a CDS encoding aldolase yields MKKAAEGVDTPVTDVAAEFARVGRRLVRERLVAANFGNMSVRTGDGFLVTRTGSFLDEPGEPVFVPLAGEIPPGASSESRLHREVYRRTPHGAIVHAHPVHAVALSLSCGDRVVPRDSEGQMFAPEIPVVGGAPGSAEMAGNVAEALTRVRVAIVRGHGTFAAAGTLREAYVLTSLAEHSCAVLLLSGLAGSAAPPGD; encoded by the coding sequence GTGAAGAAGGCGGCAGAGGGGGTGGACACGCCCGTGACGGATGTCGCCGCGGAATTTGCGCGCGTGGGAAGGCGCCTCGTCCGGGAGAGGCTTGTCGCGGCGAACTTCGGGAACATGAGCGTGCGCACCGGCGACGGGTTCCTCGTCACCCGGACGGGATCGTTCCTCGACGAGCCCGGCGAGCCCGTTTTCGTCCCCCTCGCGGGCGAGATCCCGCCGGGGGCATCGAGCGAGTCCCGGCTCCACCGCGAGGTGTACCGCCGGACCCCGCACGGCGCGATCGTCCACGCCCACCCCGTCCACGCCGTCGCGCTCTCCCTCTCCTGCGGCGACCGGGTCGTCCCGCGCGACAGCGAGGGCCAGATGTTCGCGCCCGAGATCCCGGTCGTCGGCGGCGCGCCGGGGAGCGCGGAGATGGCGGGAAACGTCGCGGAAGCCCTCACGCGCGTCCGGGTCGCGATCGTCCGCGGGCACGGGACGTTTGCGGCCGCGGGAACGCTCCGGGAGGCATACGTCCTCACCTCCCTCGCGGAGCACAGCTGCGCAGTCCTCCTCCTCTCGGGGCTGGCCGGGAGTGCCGCGCCACCGGGAGATTGA
- a CDS encoding transcription initiation factor IIB, with translation MEEVEKIKLLQKEREVLKSRLKERVKEQEKKAEDHTESVCPECGSRQLVHDYERAELVCQNCGLVIDEDFIDRGPEWRAFDHDQRMKRSRVGAPMTFTIHDKGLSTMIDWRNRDSYGRAISSKNRAQLYRLRKWQRRIRVSNATERNLAFALSELDRMASALGLPRNVRETAAVVYRDAVDKNLIRGRSIEGVAAAALYAACRQCSVPRTLDEIAEVSRVSRKEIGRTYRFISRELGLKLLPTSPIDYVPRFCSGLNLKGEVQSRAVEILRQAGERELTSGRGPTGVAAAAIYISSILGGERRTQREVAEVAGVTEVTIRNRYKELAEKLDIEIIL, from the coding sequence GTGGAAGAAGTCGAGAAGATCAAGCTCCTCCAGAAGGAGAGGGAAGTCCTCAAGAGCAGGCTGAAAGAGAGGGTAAAGGAGCAGGAGAAGAAGGCAGAGGACCACACGGAGTCCGTCTGCCCCGAGTGCGGGAGCCGCCAGCTCGTCCACGACTACGAGCGTGCCGAGCTCGTCTGCCAGAACTGCGGCCTCGTGATCGACGAGGATTTCATCGACAGGGGGCCGGAGTGGAGGGCGTTTGACCACGACCAGAGGATGAAGAGGTCCCGCGTCGGCGCCCCGATGACGTTCACGATCCACGACAAGGGCCTCTCGACGATGATCGACTGGCGCAACAGGGACTCCTACGGGAGGGCCATCTCGAGCAAGAACCGCGCCCAGCTCTACAGGCTGCGCAAGTGGCAGAGGCGTATCCGCGTCAGCAACGCGACCGAGAGGAACCTCGCGTTCGCCCTCTCCGAGCTCGACAGGATGGCGTCTGCCCTCGGCCTGCCCCGGAACGTGAGGGAGACCGCCGCGGTCGTGTACAGGGACGCGGTCGACAAGAACCTCATCCGCGGGCGGAGCATCGAGGGGGTCGCGGCCGCCGCCCTGTACGCGGCCTGCCGCCAGTGCAGCGTCCCCCGCACGCTCGACGAGATCGCCGAGGTCTCGAGGGTCTCCCGCAAGGAGATCGGGCGGACGTACAGGTTCATCTCTCGCGAGCTCGGGCTCAAGCTCCTCCCCACGTCCCCGATCGACTACGTGCCGCGGTTCTGCTCGGGCCTCAACCTGAAGGGCGAGGTCCAGAGCCGGGCCGTGGAGATCCTGAGGCAGGCGGGCGAGAGGGAGCTCACGAGCGGCCGCGGGCCGACGGGCGTTGCCGCGGCGGCCATCTACATCTCCTCGATCCTCGGCGGCGAGCGCAGGACGCAGCGCGAGGTGGCAGAGGTCGCGGGCGTCACCGAGGTGACGATCCGGAACAGGTACAAGGAACTCGCCGAGAAGCTCGACATCGAGATCATCCTCTGA
- a CDS encoding Gar1/Naf1 family protein → MKPVGPAVHVVGGRILVVRCDPARLPRLHSEVVDRRMKPVGRVVDVFGNVASPLAAVLCERPCAVTAGEMMFAR, encoded by the coding sequence GTGAAACCAGTCGGTCCCGCTGTTCACGTCGTAGGGGGGCGTATCCTCGTGGTCCGGTGCGATCCGGCGCGACTCCCCCGGCTCCACAGCGAGGTCGTCGACAGGCGCATGAAACCGGTCGGCAGGGTGGTGGACGTTTTTGGGAATGTCGCCTCTCCCCTCGCCGCAGTTCTCTGCGAGAGGCCGTGCGCGGTGACGGCTGGGGAAATGATGTTTGCCCGGTAG
- a CDS encoding histidinol phosphate phosphatase domain-containing protein — protein MYDLHTHTVLTDGEMLPAELVRRLAALGYTEVGIADHADATNLEGLVAAVRRLVPAAREYGVTLYPGVELTHVPPAMIPAMAREAKRLGAAIVVVHGETTAEPVAPGTNRAACACRDVDVLAHPGFLTAEEAALARENGVAVELTARCGHNRTNGHVARVALEAGCTLVIDSDAHAPGDLMDARARRVVGMGAGLTPAQCESILSFHIGEFLAVKK, from the coding sequence ATGTACGACCTGCACACCCACACGGTCCTCACCGACGGCGAGATGCTCCCCGCGGAGCTCGTGCGGAGGCTCGCGGCCCTCGGGTACACGGAGGTGGGGATCGCGGACCACGCGGACGCAACGAACCTCGAAGGGCTCGTCGCCGCGGTGAGGAGGCTTGTCCCCGCCGCCCGGGAGTACGGGGTGACGCTCTACCCGGGCGTCGAGCTCACGCACGTCCCGCCCGCGATGATTCCCGCGATGGCGCGAGAGGCAAAGAGGCTCGGGGCCGCGATCGTGGTCGTCCACGGGGAGACGACCGCGGAGCCCGTCGCGCCCGGGACGAACCGGGCGGCGTGCGCCTGCAGGGACGTCGACGTCCTCGCGCACCCGGGGTTCCTCACCGCGGAGGAGGCGGCCCTCGCCCGCGAGAACGGGGTCGCCGTGGAGCTCACGGCGCGGTGCGGCCACAACAGGACGAACGGCCACGTCGCGAGGGTTGCCCTCGAGGCGGGGTGCACGCTCGTGATCGACTCGGACGCCCACGCGCCCGGCGACCTCATGGACGCGCGCGCGCGCAGGGTGGTGGGAATGGGTGCCGGGCTCACTCCCGCCCAGTGCGAGTCGATCCTCTCGTTTCATATAGGGGAATTCCTCGCGGTGAAAAAGTGA